The following proteins are co-located in the Streptomyces sp. NBC_01198 genome:
- a CDS encoding NAD(P)H-hydrate dehydratase, whose amino-acid sequence MRYAHTVQAVRDAEGALMARLPEGALMQRAAAGLAAVGADVLGRVYGARVVVLAGSGSNGGDALYAAARLARRGAGVTAVLLSPDRAHTGGLAALRAAGGRVAGAEDGLAAVARAHLAYDGIVGIGGKGGLRPQAVELMAAAYDARAAVVAVDLPSGVDADTGEVAGDAVRADVTVTFGTYKPGLLIDPAAGLAGALRLIDIGLDADLGAPAVEALQHADVAAVLPRPSGESDKYRRGVVGVVAGSDRYPGAAVLAVSGAIRGGAGAVRYVGGGAAAVLARHPETLVSTGSPHAAGRVQAWVVGPGLGDSADARTAVAEVLAADVPVLVDADGLRLMSRDAVLARTAPTVLTPHAGEAAALLGRSRESVEAGRLAAVRELAAAFGATVLLKGSTTLVASPDAAEPVRVNPTGTAWLATAGSGDVLSGLTGSLLASSLAAPAAASVGAYLHGLAARLAVQAGGPLTALDVAEAVPAAWRSVHPG is encoded by the coding sequence ATGAGGTACGCGCACACGGTGCAGGCCGTACGGGACGCGGAGGGCGCGCTGATGGCGCGGCTGCCGGAGGGCGCGCTGATGCAGCGCGCGGCCGCCGGGCTGGCCGCGGTCGGCGCGGACGTGCTCGGGCGGGTGTACGGCGCCAGGGTCGTCGTGCTCGCCGGCAGCGGCAGCAACGGCGGTGACGCGCTCTACGCCGCCGCCCGGCTCGCCCGGCGCGGCGCCGGCGTCACCGCGGTGCTGCTGTCGCCCGACCGGGCGCACACCGGCGGCCTGGCGGCGCTGCGGGCCGCGGGCGGCCGGGTCGCCGGCGCCGAGGACGGCCTGGCGGCCGTCGCCCGCGCCCACCTCGCCTACGACGGCATCGTCGGCATCGGCGGCAAGGGGGGCCTGCGCCCGCAGGCCGTGGAGCTGATGGCGGCCGCCTACGACGCCCGCGCCGCGGTCGTCGCCGTCGACCTGCCCAGCGGTGTGGACGCCGACACCGGCGAGGTCGCCGGGGACGCGGTCCGCGCCGACGTCACCGTCACCTTCGGCACGTACAAGCCCGGGCTGCTCATCGACCCGGCCGCCGGTCTCGCCGGCGCCCTGCGGCTCATCGACATCGGCCTGGACGCCGACCTGGGCGCGCCCGCGGTCGAGGCGCTGCAGCACGCCGACGTGGCCGCGGTGCTGCCGCGGCCGTCCGGCGAGAGCGACAAGTACCGGCGCGGTGTGGTCGGGGTCGTGGCCGGCTCCGACCGCTACCCGGGTGCGGCCGTGCTGGCCGTCTCCGGCGCCATCCGGGGCGGTGCCGGCGCGGTCCGCTACGTCGGCGGCGGCGCAGCCGCGGTGCTGGCCAGGCACCCCGAGACGCTGGTCTCCACCGGCTCCCCGCATGCCGCGGGCCGCGTCCAGGCCTGGGTGGTCGGCCCCGGCCTCGGCGACAGCGCGGACGCCAGGACCGCGGTCGCCGAGGTGCTGGCCGCCGACGTGCCCGTGCTGGTCGACGCGGACGGCCTCCGCCTGATGTCCCGTGACGCGGTCCTGGCGCGTACCGCCCCGACCGTCCTGACCCCGCACGCCGGGGAGGCCGCGGCGCTGCTGGGGCGCTCCCGCGAGAGCGTCGAGGCGGGCCGCCTCGCGGCGGTGCGGGAACTGGCCGCGGCCTTCGGGGCGACGGTGCTGCTCAAGGGCTCCACGACACTGGTGGCCTCGCCCGACGCCGCCGAGCCCGTCCGGGTCAACCCCACCGGTACGGCCTGGCTGGCCACCGCGGGCAGCGGCGACGTGCTGTCCGGGCTCACCGGCTCCCTGCTGGCCTCGTCCCTGGCCGCCCCGGCCGCCGCCTCGGTCGGCGCCTACCTGCACGGCCTGGCGGCCCGCCTGGCCGTGCAGGCAGGCGGGCCGCTCACGGCACTGGACGTGGCCGAGGCCGTACCCGCCGCCTGGCGCAGCGTCCACCCGGGCTGA
- the glmM gene encoding phosphoglucosamine mutase, whose amino-acid sequence MGRLFGTDGVRGIANADLTAELALGLSVAAAHVLAEAGTFAGHRPVAVVGRDPRASGEFLEAAVVAGLASAGVDVLRVGVLPTPAVAYLTGALGADLGVMLSASHNAMPDNGVKFLARGGHKLDDDLEDRIEKIYEEHRTGAPWVRPTGAGVGRVKDYDEGFDQYVAHLIGVLPNRLDGLKVVLDEAHGAASRVSPEAFSRAGAEVVTIGARPDGLNINDGCGSTHLDLLKAAVIEHGADFGIAHDGDADRCLAVDAAGEEVDGDQILAILALSLRERGELRGNTVVGTVMSNLGFKLAMEREGITLVETAVGDRYVLESMKEHGYALGGEQSGHVIVLDHATTGDGTLTGLLLAARVMATGRPLADLAAVMQRLPQVLINVPDVDKSRAGTAPELIAAVAEAEEELGATGRVLLRPSGTEPLVRVMVEAADIDHARSVAGRLADVVKSSLG is encoded by the coding sequence GTGGGACGACTCTTCGGTACCGACGGGGTGCGTGGCATCGCCAACGCGGACCTCACCGCCGAGCTGGCGCTCGGCCTGTCGGTCGCGGCGGCACACGTACTCGCCGAGGCGGGCACCTTCGCCGGCCACCGCCCGGTCGCGGTGGTCGGGCGCGACCCCCGGGCGTCGGGCGAATTCCTGGAGGCCGCCGTCGTGGCCGGCCTCGCGAGCGCGGGCGTGGACGTCCTGCGGGTCGGTGTGCTGCCCACCCCGGCGGTGGCGTATCTCACCGGCGCGCTGGGCGCCGACCTCGGCGTGATGCTGTCCGCCAGCCACAACGCGATGCCGGACAACGGCGTCAAATTCCTGGCCCGCGGCGGCCACAAGCTGGACGACGACCTGGAAGACCGGATCGAGAAGATCTACGAGGAGCACCGCACCGGCGCCCCCTGGGTGCGGCCCACCGGCGCGGGCGTCGGCCGGGTCAAGGACTACGACGAGGGCTTCGACCAGTACGTCGCCCACCTGATCGGCGTGCTGCCCAACCGGCTCGACGGGCTCAAGGTCGTCCTGGACGAGGCGCACGGCGCCGCGTCCCGCGTGTCGCCCGAGGCCTTCTCGCGCGCCGGGGCCGAGGTCGTCACCATCGGCGCCCGCCCCGACGGCCTCAACATCAACGACGGCTGCGGCTCCACCCACCTGGACCTGCTGAAGGCGGCCGTCATAGAGCACGGCGCCGACTTCGGCATCGCGCACGACGGCGACGCCGACCGCTGCCTGGCAGTCGACGCGGCGGGCGAGGAGGTCGACGGCGACCAGATCCTGGCGATCCTGGCGCTGTCGCTGCGCGAGCGGGGCGAGCTGCGCGGCAACACCGTCGTCGGCACCGTGATGTCCAACCTGGGCTTCAAGCTCGCCATGGAGCGCGAGGGCATCACCCTGGTGGAGACCGCGGTCGGCGACCGCTACGTCCTGGAGTCGATGAAGGAGCACGGCTACGCGCTCGGCGGCGAGCAGTCCGGCCACGTCATCGTGCTCGACCACGCCACCACCGGCGACGGCACCCTGACCGGGCTGCTGCTCGCCGCCCGCGTCATGGCGACCGGCCGCCCGCTGGCCGACCTGGCCGCGGTCATGCAGCGGCTGCCGCAGGTGCTGATCAACGTCCCCGACGTCGACAAGAGCCGCGCCGGGACCGCGCCCGAGCTGATCGCCGCCGTCGCCGAGGCCGAGGAGGAGCTCGGCGCGACCGGCCGGGTGCTGCTGCGCCCCTCGGGCACGGAGCCGCTGGTCCGCGTCATGGTCGAGGCCGCCGACATCGACCACGCCAGGTCGGTCGCGGGGCGGCTCGCCGACGTGGTGAAGTCCTCGCTCGGCTGA
- the coaA gene encoding type I pantothenate kinase, which produces MTNTPVGAASPFVDLTREQWSALRDRTPLPLTAEEVERLRGLGDVIDLDEVVDVYLPLSRLLNLYVAAHSGLRGALNTFLAGAAGDPQPGTPFVIGVAGSVAVGKSTTARLLQALLARWPEHPRVELVTTDGFLLPNAELERRGLMARKGFPESYDRRALTRFVADVKSGKDEVTAPVYSHLIYDIVPGELLTVHRPDILIVEGLNVLQPALPGQDGRTRVGLADYFDFSVYVDARTEDIEQWYLRRFRKLRETAFQHPDSFFTQYTQVGEDEAVDFARMIWRTVNRPNLEENVLPTRSRATLILRKNQDHKVRRLSLRKL; this is translated from the coding sequence GTGACGAATACGCCTGTCGGAGCGGCCAGCCCGTTTGTCGATCTCACCCGGGAGCAGTGGAGTGCCTTGCGGGATCGGACTCCGTTGCCGCTGACCGCGGAGGAGGTGGAGCGGCTGCGGGGGCTCGGGGATGTCATCGACCTGGACGAGGTGGTGGACGTCTACCTGCCGCTGTCCCGGCTGCTGAACCTGTACGTGGCCGCGCACAGCGGGCTGCGCGGGGCGCTGAACACCTTCCTGGCCGGCGCCGCCGGCGACCCCCAGCCGGGCACGCCGTTCGTGATAGGGGTGGCCGGCAGCGTGGCGGTGGGCAAGTCCACCACCGCGCGGCTCCTGCAGGCACTGCTGGCGCGCTGGCCCGAGCACCCCCGGGTGGAGCTGGTCACCACCGACGGCTTCCTGCTGCCGAACGCCGAGCTGGAGCGGCGCGGCCTGATGGCACGCAAGGGCTTCCCCGAGTCCTACGACCGGCGCGCCCTGACCCGCTTCGTCGCCGACGTGAAGTCCGGCAAGGACGAGGTGACCGCCCCGGTCTACTCGCACCTCATCTACGACATCGTCCCCGGCGAGCTGCTGACCGTGCACCGGCCGGACATCCTCATCGTGGAGGGCCTGAACGTGCTGCAGCCCGCGCTGCCCGGGCAGGACGGCCGCACCAGGGTCGGGCTCGCCGACTACTTCGACTTCAGCGTCTACGTCGACGCGCGCACCGAGGACATCGAGCAGTGGTATCTGCGGCGGTTCCGCAAGCTGCGGGAGACCGCGTTCCAGCACCCCGACTCGTTCTTCACGCAGTACACCCAGGTGGGCGAGGACGAGGCGGTCGACTTCGCCCGGATGATCTGGCGGACCGTCAACCGGCCCAACCTTGAGGAGAACGTGCTGCCGACCCGCAGCCGCGCCACGCTGATCCTGCGCAAGAACCAGGACCACAAGGTGCGGCGGCTCTCCCTGCGCAAGCTGTGA
- a CDS encoding holo-ACP synthase, translating to MIIGIGIDVAEIDRFAAALDRTPGLAERLFTPAELVLPSGAPRGSASLAARFAAKEALAKSLGAPAGLSWLDAEVTTEPSGRPRLTVTGTVAARAAELGVSSWHLSLSHDAGVASAVVVAEG from the coding sequence ATGATCATCGGCATCGGCATCGACGTCGCCGAAATCGACCGCTTCGCCGCCGCCCTGGACCGCACCCCCGGCCTCGCGGAGCGGCTGTTCACGCCCGCCGAACTCGTCCTCCCCTCCGGCGCCCCGCGCGGCTCCGCCTCCCTCGCGGCGCGCTTCGCCGCCAAGGAGGCGCTGGCCAAGTCGCTGGGCGCCCCGGCGGGGCTGAGCTGGCTGGACGCCGAGGTGACCACCGAGCCGTCGGGCCGCCCCCGGCTGACGGTGACCGGCACGGTCGCCGCCCGGGCCGCCGAACTGGGCGTCAGCAGCTGGCACCTGTCCCTCAGCCACGACGCGGGCGTCGCCTCCGCGGTGGTGGTCGCGGAGGGGTGA
- the truA gene encoding tRNA pseudouridine(38-40) synthase TruA, whose protein sequence is MSDDAAPGFVRVRLDLAYDGAEFSGWAKQRSRRTVQGELESAIATVLRLPEPVELTVAGRTDAGVHARGQVAHVDLPEDVWALERDKLRRRLAGRLPWDVRVFRVSEAPAGFNARFSAVWRRYAYRVGDHPGGVDPLLRGHVLWHDRPVDVDAMNAAAELLLGEHDFAAYCKKREGATTIRTLLDVRWSRGADGVAVATVRADAFCHNMVRALVGAMILVGDGHRPVPFPAEVLAGRVRHSAVNVVRPHGLTLEEVGYPADAHLAARNQAARNLRTLGCA, encoded by the coding sequence GTGAGCGACGACGCGGCACCCGGTTTCGTCCGGGTCCGGCTGGACCTGGCATACGACGGGGCCGAATTCTCCGGCTGGGCCAAGCAGCGCAGCCGGCGCACCGTGCAGGGTGAGCTGGAGTCGGCGATCGCCACGGTGCTGCGGCTGCCCGAGCCGGTCGAGCTGACCGTGGCCGGCCGCACCGACGCCGGCGTCCACGCGCGCGGGCAGGTCGCACACGTCGACCTGCCGGAGGACGTCTGGGCCCTCGAACGCGACAAGCTGCGCAGGCGGCTCGCCGGGCGGCTGCCCTGGGACGTCCGCGTCTTCCGCGTCAGCGAGGCGCCGGCCGGCTTCAACGCCCGCTTCTCCGCGGTCTGGCGGCGCTACGCCTACCGGGTCGGCGACCACCCCGGCGGGGTGGACCCGCTGCTGCGCGGCCATGTGCTCTGGCACGACCGGCCGGTCGACGTCGACGCCATGAACGCCGCTGCCGAACTGCTCCTGGGGGAGCACGACTTCGCGGCCTACTGCAAGAAGCGCGAGGGCGCGACGACGATCCGCACGCTGCTCGACGTGCGCTGGTCGCGCGGCGCCGACGGTGTGGCCGTCGCCACGGTCAGGGCTGACGCCTTCTGCCACAACATGGTGCGGGCGCTGGTGGGGGCGATGATCCTGGTCGGCGACGGCCACCGGCCGGTGCCCTTCCCGGCGGAGGTCCTGGCCGGCCGGGTCCGCCACTCCGCGGTGAACGTCGTGCGCCCCCACGGCCTGACCCTGGAGGAGGTCGGCTACCCCGCCGACGCCCACCTCGCGGCCCGCAACCAGGCCGCCCGCAACCTCCGCACACTCGGCTGCGCCTAG
- the rplM gene encoding 50S ribosomal protein L13, which translates to MRTFSPKPGDVQRQWHVIDAQDVVLGRLATQAATLLRGKHKPIYAPHVDTGDFVIIINADKVHLSGNKRTQKMAYRHSGYPGGLRSVRYDELLEKSPEKAVEKAVKGMLPKNTLGRQMLSKLKVYSGDQHPHAAQQPVPFEITQVAQ; encoded by the coding sequence GTGCGTACGTTCAGCCCCAAGCCCGGCGATGTCCAGCGCCAGTGGCACGTCATCGACGCGCAGGACGTTGTCCTGGGCCGTCTGGCCACTCAGGCCGCCACCCTCCTGCGGGGCAAGCACAAGCCCATCTACGCGCCCCACGTCGACACCGGCGACTTCGTCATCATCATCAACGCCGACAAGGTCCACCTCTCGGGTAACAAGCGGACCCAGAAGATGGCCTACCGCCACTCGGGTTACCCGGGCGGCCTGCGGTCGGTGCGGTATGACGAGCTGCTGGAGAAGAGCCCCGAGAAGGCCGTCGAGAAGGCCGTCAAGGGCATGCTCCCGAAGAACACCCTGGGCCGTCAGATGCTCTCGAAGCTGAAGGTCTACTCGGGCGACCAGCACCCGCACGCCGCCCAGCAGCCGGTGCCGTTCGAGATCACCCAGGTCGCGCAGTAG
- the rpsI gene encoding 30S ribosomal protein S9 produces MAETTAETVIEGDESFEEITTFESDAVEGEYTSESLASRFGDPQPAAGTGRRKQSIARVRIVPGSGKWKINGRTLEGYFPNKVHQQEVNEPFKVLELDNRYDVIARISGGGISGQAGALRLGVARALNEADVDNNRGPLKKAGFLTRDDRAVERKKAGLKKARKAPQFSKR; encoded by the coding sequence GTGGCTGAGACCACTGCCGAGACCGTCATCGAGGGCGACGAGTCCTTCGAGGAGATCACCACCTTCGAGTCCGACGCCGTCGAGGGGGAGTACACCTCCGAGTCGCTCGCGTCGCGCTTCGGCGACCCGCAGCCGGCCGCCGGCACCGGCCGCCGCAAGCAGTCCATCGCCCGTGTCCGTATCGTTCCGGGCAGCGGGAAGTGGAAGATCAACGGCCGCACCCTTGAGGGCTACTTCCCGAACAAGGTGCACCAGCAGGAAGTCAACGAGCCCTTCAAGGTGCTCGAACTCGACAACCGCTACGACGTCATCGCCCGCATCAGCGGCGGCGGCATCTCGGGCCAGGCCGGTGCGCTGCGCCTCGGTGTCGCCCGCGCGCTGAACGAGGCCGACGTCGACAACAACCGCGGCCCGCTCAAGAAGGCCGGCTTCCTGACCCGTGACGACCGCGCGGTCGAGCGGAAGAAGGCCGGTCTGAAGAAGGCCCGCAAGGCGCCGCAGTTCAGCAAGCGCTAG
- the rplQ gene encoding 50S ribosomal protein L17 → MPQPAKGARLGGSAAHEKLLLANLAKSLFEHGRITTTEAKARRLRPVAERLITKAKKGDMHNRRQVLQTITDKSIVHTLFTEIGPRYENRPGGYTRITKIGPRRGDNAPMAVIELVEALTVQQSAVGEAEAATKRSAKDAAGDEALSDLKKDEAAEDAKPAGADADAEAEESDEAKDA, encoded by the coding sequence ATGCCTCAGCCCGCCAAGGGTGCCCGTCTGGGCGGCAGCGCCGCGCACGAGAAGCTGCTCCTCGCGAACCTCGCGAAGTCGCTCTTCGAGCACGGCCGCATCACCACCACCGAGGCCAAGGCGCGCCGTCTGCGCCCGGTCGCGGAGCGCCTGATCACCAAGGCGAAGAAGGGCGACATGCACAACCGTCGCCAGGTGCTGCAGACCATCACGGACAAGAGCATCGTGCACACGCTCTTCACCGAGATCGGCCCGCGGTACGAGAACCGCCCGGGTGGCTACACCCGGATCACCAAGATCGGCCCCCGTCGTGGCGACAACGCCCCGATGGCGGTCATCGAGCTGGTCGAGGCCCTGACCGTGCAGCAGTCCGCTGTCGGTGAGGCCGAGGCCGCGACGAAGCGTTCCGCGAAGGACGCCGCGGGTGACGAGGCCCTGAGCGACCTCAAGAAGGACGAGGCCGCAGAGGACGCCAAGCCCGCTGGCGCGGACGCGGACGCCGAGGCCGAGGAGTCGGACGAGGCCAAGGACGCCTGA
- a CDS encoding ABC-F family ATP-binding cassette domain-containing protein, producing the protein MGHVEAAHLEYYLPDGRALLGDVSFRVGDGAAVALVGPNGAGKTTLLRLISGEITPHGGGITVSGGLGVMRQFIGSVRDDRTVRDLLVSVAHPRIRAAAEAVDAAELAIMAQDDEPAQMAYAHALGDWAEARGYEAETLWDMCTMAALGVPYERAQWREVKTLSGGEQKRLVLEALLRGPDEVLLLDEPDNYLDVPGKRWLEEQIAATRKTVLFVSHDRELLSRTAEKIVSVETGPAGSTTWVHGGGFDTFHEARKERFARFEELRRRWEEEHAKLKAMVLRLRQQAANSPDMASRYHAAQTRLKRFEDAGAPQEPPREQDISMRLKGGRTGMRAVTCEKLELTGLMKPFDLEVFYGERVAVLGSNGSGKSHFLRLLAGDGSVAHTGTYKLGARVVAGHFAQTHAHPELRGRPLVDILWTEHARDRGRAMSVLRRYELERQGDQPFDKLSGGQQARFQILLMELAGTTALLLDEPTDNLDLESAEALQEGLESYDGTVLAVTHDRWFARSFDRYLVFGSDGLVRETTEPVWDERRVERRR; encoded by the coding sequence ATGGGACATGTGGAAGCAGCGCACCTGGAGTATTACCTGCCGGACGGGCGGGCGCTGCTCGGCGACGTCTCGTTCCGGGTCGGCGACGGCGCGGCCGTCGCGCTGGTCGGACCGAACGGCGCAGGCAAGACGACGCTGCTGCGGCTGATCTCCGGGGAGATCACGCCGCACGGCGGCGGGATCACCGTCAGCGGCGGCCTCGGCGTGATGCGGCAGTTCATCGGAAGCGTCCGGGACGATCGGACCGTACGCGACCTGCTGGTGTCGGTGGCGCACCCGAGGATCCGGGCGGCCGCCGAGGCGGTCGACGCGGCCGAGTTGGCGATCATGGCGCAGGACGACGAGCCGGCCCAGATGGCGTACGCGCACGCGCTCGGCGACTGGGCGGAGGCGCGCGGCTACGAGGCCGAGACGCTGTGGGACATGTGCACCATGGCGGCGCTCGGCGTCCCCTACGAGCGGGCGCAGTGGCGCGAGGTCAAGACGCTCTCCGGCGGCGAGCAGAAGCGGCTGGTGCTCGAAGCGCTGCTGCGCGGCCCCGACGAGGTGCTGCTGCTCGACGAGCCGGACAACTACCTGGACGTACCGGGCAAGCGCTGGCTGGAGGAGCAGATCGCGGCCACCCGGAAGACCGTGCTGTTCGTCAGCCACGACCGGGAGTTGCTGTCGCGTACCGCGGAGAAGATCGTCAGCGTGGAGACCGGGCCCGCCGGATCGACGACCTGGGTGCACGGCGGCGGCTTCGACACCTTCCACGAGGCCCGCAAGGAGCGCTTCGCGCGCTTCGAGGAGCTGCGGCGCCGCTGGGAGGAGGAGCACGCCAAGCTCAAGGCGATGGTGCTGCGGCTGCGCCAGCAGGCGGCGAACAGCCCCGACATGGCGTCGCGTTACCACGCGGCCCAGACCCGGCTGAAGCGTTTCGAGGACGCCGGCGCCCCGCAGGAGCCGCCGCGCGAGCAGGACATCAGCATGCGGCTCAAGGGCGGCCGCACCGGCATGCGCGCGGTGACCTGCGAGAAGCTGGAGCTGACCGGCCTGATGAAGCCGTTCGACCTGGAGGTCTTCTACGGCGAGCGGGTCGCGGTGCTCGGGTCCAACGGCTCGGGCAAGTCGCACTTCCTGCGGCTGCTGGCCGGTGACGGGAGCGTCGCGCACACGGGGACGTACAAACTGGGCGCCCGGGTGGTCGCCGGCCACTTCGCCCAGACCCACGCGCACCCGGAGCTGCGCGGCCGCCCGCTGGTGGACATCCTGTGGACCGAGCACGCCAGGGACCGCGGCCGCGCGATGTCGGTGCTGCGCCGCTACGAGCTGGAGCGGCAGGGCGACCAGCCCTTCGACAAGCTCTCCGGCGGCCAGCAGGCCCGCTTCCAGATCCTGCTGATGGAACTGGCCGGCACCACCGCGCTGCTGCTCGACGAGCCGACCGACAACCTGGACCTGGAGAGCGCGGAGGCACTGCAGGAGGGGCTGGAGTCCTACGACGGCACGGTGCTCGCCGTGACCCACGACCGCTGGTTCGCCCGCAGCTTCGACCGCTACCTGGTCTTCGGGTCCGACGGCCTGGTCCGGGAGACGACCGAGCCGGTGTGGGACGAGCGCCGGGTGGAGCGCCGGCGGTAA